AGAAGATTCCTCCAGAAAGCCTGGCTCCATTTAGTTCTGTGCATTTACTTTGCTCCATTggcatagtgtgtgtgtatatatatttttatttattttatttcattcattcctCTGCAGGCACCCAAATATCCTGCGTCTCTACGGTTACTTCCATGACTTGTCGCGTGTCTATCTCATCCTGGAGTTTGCACCCAAGGGTGAGCTGTACAGTGAGCTGCAGCGCTGTGGATGTTTTCCGGAGGCCAGAAGTGCCACAGTAAGTGCAAGGCGAACTTTGCTATAAAATGATCGATTGGCTTGGCCAACTTAAGCACGTGTATAATTCAGTGCACGTGATTATTGTAGTCCATTAAGGGTGTACTATTCCAGAAAACCTGTTCTTTCTtagggttttatttttcataagaTGTGTTTCATTCACCGTGCTTTACTCCGTTATAGTACATAATGGAACTGGCCGACGCACTCAACTATTGCCACTCCAAGAAGGTGATCCACAGGGACATAAAACCAGAGAACCTGTTACTGGGGGCCAACGGAGAGCTCAAGATTGCAGACTTTGGCTGGTCCGTCcacactccctcctccaggTATGCACAAATGTTCTTGTCCAAACggtgtccctttttttttttcttttgataatAGAGCTATGTGATATTGAATCTGTGATTGCAATTCActagtttacttttttttttttttttttttggctttgcTTGTGTAAACAAATTATTTTTGCCCCTCTGCATCGGCTTCCCAGCTTAAACCAGCAAATATTAATTTCTCTCCATCTAGGAGATCCACACTCTGCGGCACGCTGGACTATTTGCCTCCAGAGATGATTGAGGGAAAAACTCACGATGAGAAGGTGGATCTGTGGAGTCTTGGCGTCCTTTGCTACGAGTTCCTGGTGGGAAAGCCACCCTTTGAAACGAAGAGTCACGAGGAGACCTACCGCAAGATATCAAGGGTAAGTCACGGAGCGCGATCCGCCCGGACAATCTGCGTGTACTGCAGAGCGCTGTAGTTTCGTCCCACTTGAGTCACTACGGTTCAGCAGTTACATCTTTTGTGCTGGTTGTCTGCCTTTGTCCTCCAGGTGGAGTACACTTACCCCACACAAGCCAATATCAGTGCTGGAGCCAAAGACTTGGTTGCGAGGCTGCTGAAGCACAACCCGATGCAAAGACTGCCCATCCAGGGAGTCCTGGCTCACCCCTGGGTGGTTGAGAGCGCCACCAAGAAACCCACAACTCTAACCAGCGACGAGCTCAGCCAGTGAgggcccccccccttccatcaAACACCGGAGGTGTGTGCAGAACACACCAGCTGCACGAaggtgggggggaaaaggacACATCACAATTTGCTTGTATGAGTATATTGATCTATTTGTGTGCAGCCATCTTGAgccactttttcctttttcaattt
The Gasterosteus aculeatus chromosome 17, fGasAcu3.hap1.1, whole genome shotgun sequence DNA segment above includes these coding regions:
- the aurka gene encoding aurora kinase A isoform X1, whose product is MDSSGRLRLTKDMKLQRPELTSNCDGPKRIPVSHQSQAAVVTPTPHQRVLGVSNGPRRIQRPASHQKPASQVSAVVKSTHPTDQNVNPAAQAGHRAPQPKRVSQQIQPKTNVNPEPAKAPSEPANPDKPQSQPTKNDSGTSASNRRWSLENFDIGRPLGKGKFGNVYLAREQQSKFILALKVLFKKQLEKAGVEHQLRREVEIQSHLRHPNILRLYGYFHDLSRVYLILEFAPKGELYSELQRCGCFPEARSATYIMELADALNYCHSKKVIHRDIKPENLLLGANGELKIADFGWSVHTPSSRRSTLCGTLDYLPPEMIEGKTHDEKVDLWSLGVLCYEFLVGKPPFETKSHEETYRKISRVEYTYPTQANISAGAKDLVARLLKHNPMQRLPIQGVLAHPWVVESATKKPTTLTSDELSQ
- the aurka gene encoding aurora kinase A isoform X2, whose translation is MDSSGRLRLTKDMKLQRPELTSNCDGPKRIPVSHQSQAAVVTPTPHQRVLGVSNGPRRIQRPASHQKPASQVSAVVKSTHPTDQNVNPAAQAGHRAPQPKRVSQQIQPKTNVNPEPAKAPSEPANPDKPQSQPTKNDSGTSASKRWSLENFDIGRPLGKGKFGNVYLAREQQSKFILALKVLFKKQLEKAGVEHQLRREVEIQSHLRHPNILRLYGYFHDLSRVYLILEFAPKGELYSELQRCGCFPEARSATYIMELADALNYCHSKKVIHRDIKPENLLLGANGELKIADFGWSVHTPSSRRSTLCGTLDYLPPEMIEGKTHDEKVDLWSLGVLCYEFLVGKPPFETKSHEETYRKISRVEYTYPTQANISAGAKDLVARLLKHNPMQRLPIQGVLAHPWVVESATKKPTTLTSDELSQ